In the Gossypium arboreum isolate Shixiya-1 chromosome 10, ASM2569848v2, whole genome shotgun sequence genome, one interval contains:
- the LOC108487387 gene encoding transcription factor bHLH148: MASMVTNPVTNANSDRSKRKKKKSMIMEDNHQSHARWKSEAQQQIYSSKLLQALSQVSLNTSSSSAPRGGRAVREAADRALAVAAKGRTRWSRAILTSRLKLKFRKQKRQRGAAVAAVTGSSRSKKPRFSVSKLKSKSLPAVQRKVKVLGRLVPGCRKQPLPIILEEATDYIAALEMQVRAMTTLAELLSGSGAASSGSALPPQSPPPSQ; encoded by the coding sequence ATGGCGTCCATGGTAACGAATCCTGTGACGAACGCAAATTCTGATCGCAgcaaaaggaaaaagaagaaatCAATGATCATGGAAGACAATCACCAGAGTCACGCCAGATGGAAATCGGAGGCGCAGCAGCAAATCTATTCCTCCAAGCTTCTTCAGGCTTTGAGCCAGGTCAGCCTCAACACTTCTTCCTCTTCGGCTCCGCGCGGTGGCCGAGCCGTCCGTGAAGCCGCTGATAGAGCTTTGGCCGTTGCTGCTAAAGGGAGGACTAGGTGGAGCCGGGCcattttgacaagccggcttaaACTGAAATTCAGAAAGCAGAAGAGGCAGAGGGGAGCCGCCGTGGCTGCCGTCACCGGGAGTAGCCGCTCGAAGAAACCGAGATTTAGCGTTTCCAAACTGAAATCGAAAAGCTTACCGGCTGTTCAAAGAAAAGTCAAGGTTCTTGGACGGTTGGTTCCTGGTTGCAGGAAGCAACCGTTGCCTATTATTCTTGAAGAAGCGACTGATTACATAGCTGCGCTTGAAATGCAGGTTCGAGCCATGACCACTCTCGCCGAGCTGCTATCTGGCTCCGGTGCCGCCAGCTCTGGCTCAGCTCTTCCGCCCCAGTCGCCGCCGCCTAGTCAGTAA